The Papaver somniferum cultivar HN1 unplaced genomic scaffold, ASM357369v1 unplaced-scaffold_107, whole genome shotgun sequence genome includes a region encoding these proteins:
- the LOC113327918 gene encoding heat shock protein 81-1-like, which yields MEDLDIVLRNYRTSTSDEFDIKDLESELERMKELITDLESYDRDVIGKSVMSHHDAVKNTVHQIVDKFPSFQKTKAYNQLLITRSDKNWIRRIVRERSTENKDKSRPRRREIAAADNDAEICLNNWLQKLMIDINKKLESNHLCITMLHVRGRVRDLMELLEYAITDIRNMMWAEENQRERDRWIRKWEEEKEEAKRLIKESLQCLCNVMKDVLGDRVGNVVVSGCFEYSSPCSSSCLLKDSGIGGKTLEINPHDHVIKDLKKRSDADKNDFHVRNATLLLFNYAELHYKTMREQQTAKV from the coding sequence ATGGAGGATTTGGATATAGTTTTGAGAAACTACAGGACTTCAACAAGTGATGAATTCGATATCAAGGATCTCGAAAGTGAATTAGAGAGAATGAAAGAACTAATTACTGATCTGGAGTCTTATGATCGTGATGTGATCGGTAAGTCAGTTATGTCACATCATGATGCAGTTAAAAATACTGTTCATCAAATTGTTGACAAGTTTCCAAGCTTTCAAAAAACGAAAGCGTATAATCAGTTGTTAATTACCAGATCTGATAAAAATTGGATTCGAAGAATTGTGCGAGAGAGGAGTACAGAGAACAAGGATAAAAGTCGACCCAGACGAAGGGAAATTGCTGCTGCTGATAATGATGCTGAAATATGTCTCAACAATTGGCTTCAAAAACTTATGATTGACATAAACAAGAAGCTTGAATCGAACCATCTGTGTATAACTATGTTACATGTGCGTGGGAGGGTGCGGGATTTAATGGAGCTCTTAGAATATGCAATTACGGATATCAGAAATATGATGTGGGCCGAGGAAAATCAGCGTGAAAGGGATCGTTGGATCAGAAAGTGGGAGGAGGAGAAGGAGGAGGCTAAGAGATTGATAAAGGAGAGCCTGCAGTGTCTGTGCAATGTGATGAAAGACGTGCTAGGTGATAGAGTTGGGAACGTTGTTGTCTCCGGCTGTTTCGAATATTCCTCCCCTTGTTCCTCTTCTTGTCTACTGAAGGACTCAGGCATTGGTGGGAAGACATTAGAGATCAACCCTCATGACCATGTCATTAAGGACCTCAAGAAGAGGTCTGATGCTGACAAGAATGACTTTCATGTCAGGAATGCAACTCTTCTGTTGTTTAACTATGCTGAATTGCATTACAAGACGATGCGGGAGCAGCAAACTGCAAAAGTTTAG